A region of uncultured Draconibacterium sp. DNA encodes the following proteins:
- a CDS encoding HAD-IIA family hydrolase, which translates to MAKKSIIEKIRNKSGFICDMDGVIYHGDKILDGVIEFVSWLKEENKKFVFLTNSSERTIRELQGKLFRMGLDVGAEHFYTSALATASFLQSQKPNGSAYIIGEAGLINALYNVGYSSNNIDPDYVVMGEARSYSYEMIEKAVNLVNRGAKLVGTNPDLNGPIENGIAPATKALISPIELATGKQAYFVGKPNPLMMRIGLKKLGVQREDTIIIGDRMDTDIVAGIEAEIDTCLVLSGISNKQTILEFAYRPHYVLQGVNEIVKDYE; encoded by the coding sequence ATGGCCAAAAAATCAATAATAGAAAAAATACGAAACAAGTCCGGGTTCATTTGTGATATGGACGGTGTGATTTATCACGGGGATAAGATTCTTGATGGTGTAATAGAATTTGTATCTTGGTTAAAAGAAGAAAACAAAAAGTTTGTTTTTCTGACCAACTCCAGTGAAAGGACTATTCGAGAACTTCAGGGGAAACTATTCCGGATGGGGCTTGATGTTGGCGCGGAACATTTTTACACCAGTGCTTTGGCAACAGCATCTTTTCTGCAAAGCCAAAAACCCAACGGCAGCGCTTATATTATTGGAGAAGCCGGACTAATTAATGCACTTTATAATGTCGGATATTCAAGCAACAACATCGATCCTGATTACGTGGTTATGGGAGAGGCCCGCTCTTATAGTTATGAAATGATTGAAAAGGCTGTAAACCTGGTGAACCGAGGTGCCAAGCTGGTAGGTACAAATCCCGACCTGAACGGTCCGATAGAAAACGGGATTGCTCCGGCTACCAAAGCGCTTATCTCACCCATTGAACTGGCCACCGGAAAGCAAGCATACTTTGTCGGTAAACCCAACCCGCTTATGATGCGAATTGGGTTAAAAAAGCTTGGCGTTCAAAGGGAAGATACCATAATAATCGGCGACCGAATGGATACAGATATTGTTGCGGGTATTGAAGCCGAAATAGACACTTGCCTTGTTTTATCTGGTATTTCAAACAAACAAACCATCCTCGAATTTGCTTATCGCCCGCATTACGTTTTACAGGGTGTTAATGAAATTGTAAAAGATTACGAATAG
- a CDS encoding zincin-like metallopeptidase domain-containing protein: MLRYYRVFHTDEIEGIDPDKIPENTAHDHDFDSIASCEQLIQFWSDSPVIKLDQKKACYIPSLDEVHMPGARTFFQDEKYYSTIFHELVHSTGHRKRLNRHERFSNLNFASNDYSQDYPN, encoded by the coding sequence ATGCTTCGTTATTATCGGGTATTTCATACTGATGAAATAGAAGGTATTGATCCTGATAAAATTCCTGAAAACACCGCTCACGATCACGACTTCGATTCGATTGCTTCCTGTGAACAGCTTATCCAGTTCTGGTCCGATTCCCCGGTCATAAAGCTTGATCAGAAAAAAGCATGTTATATTCCTTCATTGGATGAAGTCCACATGCCGGGAGCAAGAACCTTTTTTCAGGATGAAAAATATTATTCCACGATTTTCCATGAGTTGGTTCATTCTACAGGCCACCGTAAACGTTTAAATCGACACGAGCGGTTTTCAAACTTGAATTTCGCTAGTAATGATTATTCGCAAGATTATCCTAACTAA